TCGGAATGCCGGCGACGAAGTTGAACAGCTTGCGCTGCTGCAGGGGGTAGCACATGAAGTGCCGGCTGTTCCCCATCCAGACCTGGCTGATCATGGGCCAGTCGTCGGGCAGGCGGGACGCGTCGACCACACCGCGGTAGACGAGGTATCCCGAGTAGACGGGCTCCGGATGCTGTCCCACGGCCTTCCGCACCACCGAGTGGATGCCATCTGCTCCGACTACCGCGTCGAAGACCTCCTGCACACCGTTGTCGAACTCGACGCGAACGCCCGAATCCAGCGTCTCCACCGACGTCAGCCGGTGGCCGAGGCGGACCGTGTCGGGGTCGACCTCGCCGGCGAGGGCATCGATGAGGTCCGGCCGGTACATGCCGATGTTCCGGTACTGCCGACCCGAATCCTCCCAGGCCGCATCCGTGACGAGGTTGCCCATCGCGTCCAGATAGACGCCGTGCCCGTCCGGGACCGCTCCCACCCGCCTGATCTTCTCGAGCACGCCGAGCCTGTCGAGCACGCGCGCCGCGTTCGGGGCGACCGTGACGCCGGCCCCGACCTCACCGAGCCTGCTGGCTTGCTCGAACACGGTGACCTGGACGCCGGCGATCCTCGTCAGAGCGATCGCGGCGGTGAGCCCGCCCATCCCCCCGCCGATCATCGCGATTCTGGTGGCCTGACTTACCATTGCTTCTCCTTGTCTGGATTGCGCAGCATGCACGATCCCTATCGGGTTCCTGCGAACTCGGGGACCGGGGTGCGCGACGCGAACACGGTGGCTCCACTCGCCTGCTCGGCCTCGTGATCGGGACCCAGTGGAATCCCCGAGCGATCCCGCAGGCACAGCGTCGCCGCGCCGCCGAGAAGGGAGGCCGCGAGGAGATACCCCGAGACCGCGGCGGTCGTGCCGGTGGCGTCGAGCAGCATCTGCGCGATCATCGGTGCGAACGCACCGCCCAGGATCGCCCCGATCGCGTAGGTGATCGAGACGCCCGAGAAGCGGATGGAGGCGGGAAATATCTCGGAGTACCAGGAGGCCAGCGGACCGTACGTGAGACCGAGACTGGTCGAGATGAGGATCAGCGCGGCGTAGAGGCCGGGCAAACCTCCGTGGTCGACGAGCCAGAAGACCGGGAAGACGACGAGGGCCTGCAGCGCGAAGCCGATGAGGAACGTGGCCCGCCGGCCGATCGCATCGGAGAGGCGTCCGGCGATGAGCGTCGAGAAGAACCATACGGCGGCCGCGACCGCTGCTGCGACGAGCACGGAGGTGGTGTCGAGGCTCTGCGCGTTGATCGCGTAGTTGTTGAGAAACCCGCCCGTCGTCATGTAGCCGAGGGTGCCGTTGCCCGCGAACACCAGCGCAGCGAGGATCACGAGGTGCCAGTGGTGCTTGAACAGCGTCAGGATCGGAACCCGAGTCTGCTTGCCGCGCTCCGCGATCTCGGCGAAGACGGGGCTCTCATCGACCGAGCGGCGAATGACGAAACCGACGACGATGAGCACGATGCTCACGAGGAACGGCACTCGCCACCCCCACTGGAGGTACGCTTCGCCCGGGGAGACGAGGCCCGTCATGAGAGCCGTCATGCCCGACGCGAGGAGGAAGCCGAGCGGAACCCCGAGTTGCGGCCACGACCCGGCCCGGCCGCGGCGATTCGCGGGCGCGTGCTCGACGGCCATGAGCACCGCGCCGCCCCATTCCCCGCCGGCGGAGAGGCCCTGCAGGATGCGCAGGATGAGCAGCAGGATCGGTGCCGTGACGCCGATCTGAGCGTAGGTCGGCAGCAGGCCGATGAGCGTCGTCGCGGGTGAGGGCATATGGTCGACGTGAGCCTGCGGCAGCTGGAGCTGTTCGCCGCCCTCCCCAACTTCCCCACCCTCAGCGCTGCGGCATCGCATCTGCACATCTCGGAGTCCGCGCTGTCGCAGGCCATCACGAGCCTCGAGCGAGCGGTGGGAGAGCAGTTGTGCGTGCGCCGCAAGGCGCGCGGCCTCACCCTCACGCCGACGGGTCAGCAGTTCGCCCAGCAGGCGCGCCGGATCGTCGCCGACACGCAGGAGCTGGTGCTGGGCGCAGGGCGAGGTCAGGAGTTACGGGGGCCGGTGAAGCTCGGCTGCTACTACACCTTCGCCACGAACGTGGTACCGGAGCTCCTCGAGGGTTTCCCCAAGCGGCACCCCGGGGTACACGTCGACGTCATGGTCGGCACCAATGAAGAACTGCTCTCCGCGCTCGAGGCGGGCCGCCTGGACGTGGCGCTCGTCTACGACGTGTCCCTGCCCGTCGGATACCGGCGCCGCCGAATCTACCCGACCGAGCTCGAGGTCCACCTGCATCCGGAACATCCGCTCGCATCCGCCGACACCGTGGATCTCCCGGATCTCGCCGCCGAACCATACATCCAGTTCGATGCGACCCCGGGCACCGTCAACGTCACGGATGCCTTCGCCGCCCGCGGGCTCGAGCCCACGATCGAGGCCCGGGTCACGGAGATGGGCCTCGTCGAGGCGCTCGTCGGCCGCGGAGTCGGGTACGGGCTGCTCATGTGGCGGCCCAACACGCTTCCGATGAGCCCGGAGGGCCGACCGGTGGTCGTGCGACCGCTCGACCCGCCCGTCACCGTCACCCACGTGGTGGGCATCTGGCCCGAGGACATGAACCTCACTCCGCGCGCATCGTCCCTGCTCGACTTCGCCGAGGAGCGACTCGGCGCCCTCACCCCAGAGAGCCGGTGAGCGTCATCGCGACGAGCGTCGTCGCCGTGACGAGCAGGGAGAGCGCGGCGCCGAGCAGGAGCGGCCTGATGCCGGCGGTCCGGATCGCGCGCAGGTCCGTCGACAGACCGATGCCCGCGAGCGCCGTCGCGACGAGGAACACGCTGACCGTCGTCAGGGTGTCGACGACGGACGGCGGGACGACGCCCGTCGAGGAGACGGCGGCGACGACCAGGAAGCCGACGAGGAACCAGGGCACGAGCAGCAACGCACGGCCCGGCGTCATCCGCCGGCCTCCCTCACCGCCGCGGCGCGCCTCCACGACCGCGAGCCCCACGCTGATCGGGATGATCATCAGGGTGCGCACGAGCTTCACGACCACGGCAAAGCCGAGCGCCGAGGCGCTGAACACGCTCGCGGCCGCCACCACGGAGCTCGTGTCGTTGACCGCCGTGCCCGCGAAGAGCCCGAATGCGTGCGGCGTCATGCCGAAGGCCCGGCCGATCGCGGGAAAGGCCACGACGGCGATGACGTTGAAGAGGAAGACCGTCGAGATCGCATAGGAGATGTCGGAGCTGCGCGCCCGGATCACGGGCGACACGGCCGCGATGGCCGAGGCACCGCAGATCCCGGTGCCGACGCCGATGAGGATCCGCAGGTCCCGGTCGACCCGCATGGCTCGGCCGATCCCCCACGCCGCGGCGAGGCACACGACGAGCGAGCTCAGCATCACCGGCAGCGATTCGGCGCCGACCCTGACGATGCTCGCGAGCGAGAGCTGCGCGCCCAGCAGCACGACCGCGCACTGCAGCACGAACTTGCCCGCGTAGCCGACTCCCGGCGCGAAACGAGCCGATGGCCGGCGCACGCACGCGACCGCGACGCCGATCACGACAGCGGGAATGGCCGAGCCGAGGAGGGGGACGGCCTGCCCGATGACGGTCGCGACGACCGCGATCGCGGCGCAGACGAGCGCGCCCGGGAGCACCTCGCGCCCACGCGCTACGAGCCGGACCGGGAGTGTCGAGACGGGAGTGAGCTGCATGCCTCCAGCCTGCCCTCACCGGGTGCCTGCGGGTAGCCGACAGGCGCTTGCCGGCCACAATCGGAGGTTGTACCCTGGGGCATCATGCCCAGCCCCACACTCGCCGAGCTCCGTCTCCTCGACAGCGCCGTGCGGCTCGGCAGCTTCTCGGCGGCCGCCCGCGAGCTCGGCATATCCCAGCAGGCGGTCTCCTCGAGGATCCGGGGGCTCGAGCGGCTCGCGGGTGTCGAGCTCGTGCGACGCTCCCCCGCCGGTGTCGTGCCGACCGCCGACGGGGACGCCGTGCTCGCTTGGGCGCGGGACGTGCTGGCGGCCGCCGATCGGCTCGACGAGGGCCTCGCGGGGCTCCGCGGCGCACCGGGCCGCACGCTGCGGGTCGCGGCGAGTCAGACGATCGCCGCGCACCTGCTCCCCGGGTGGCTCGTCGAGCTGAGGAACGCGCAGAGCATTGCGGGTCGGACCCCCGCGGAAACCGCGCTGCGCACGGCGAACAGCAGCGATGTCGTCGCGCTCGTGCGCGGCGGCGAGGCCGACCTCG
This DNA window, taken from Leucobacter tenebrionis, encodes the following:
- a CDS encoding LysR family transcriptional regulator, whose amino-acid sequence is MVDVSLRQLELFAALPNFPTLSAAASHLHISESALSQAITSLERAVGEQLCVRRKARGLTLTPTGQQFAQQARRIVADTQELVLGAGRGQELRGPVKLGCYYTFATNVVPELLEGFPKRHPGVHVDVMVGTNEELLSALEAGRLDVALVYDVSLPVGYRRRRIYPTELEVHLHPEHPLASADTVDLPDLAAEPYIQFDATPGTVNVTDAFAARGLEPTIEARVTEMGLVEALVGRGVGYGLLMWRPNTLPMSPEGRPVVVRPLDPPVTVTHVVGIWPEDMNLTPRASSLLDFAEERLGALTPESR
- a CDS encoding YeiH family protein, giving the protein MQLTPVSTLPVRLVARGREVLPGALVCAAIAVVATVIGQAVPLLGSAIPAVVIGVAVACVRRPSARFAPGVGYAGKFVLQCAVVLLGAQLSLASIVRVGAESLPVMLSSLVVCLAAAWGIGRAMRVDRDLRILIGVGTGICGASAIAAVSPVIRARSSDISYAISTVFLFNVIAVVAFPAIGRAFGMTPHAFGLFAGTAVNDTSSVVAAASVFSASALGFAVVVKLVRTLMIIPISVGLAVVEARRGGEGGRRMTPGRALLLVPWFLVGFLVVAAVSSTGVVPPSVVDTLTTVSVFLVATALAGIGLSTDLRAIRTAGIRPLLLGAALSLLVTATTLVAMTLTGSLG
- a CDS encoding FAD-dependent monooxygenase encodes the protein MVSQATRIAMIGGGMGGLTAAIALTRIAGVQVTVFEQASRLGEVGAGVTVAPNAARVLDRLGVLEKIRRVGAVPDGHGVYLDAMGNLVTDAAWEDSGRQYRNIGMYRPDLIDALAGEVDPDTVRLGHRLTSVETLDSGVRVEFDNGVQEVFDAVVGADGIHSVVRKAVGQHPEPVYSGYLVYRGVVDASRLPDDWPMISQVWMGNSRHFMCYPLQQRKLFNFVAGIPSDRPLHGPWSGPAEVSELAAEFAGDGWDPRLQRFIGAIEKTFWWGLFDHEPLTNWSRGPITLLGDAAHTMLPHQGQGVNQAIEDSMALATFLAAAESTADIPEAFRRYTAVRMQRTAILQNGSRRAGAMFDAQYEFANLEKRDADIRVGRDFRRSAVFDYDAQKVAEQALNRFRRTPVA
- a CDS encoding MFS transporter — its product is MPSPATTLIGLLPTYAQIGVTAPILLLILRILQGLSAGGEWGGAVLMAVEHAPANRRGRAGSWPQLGVPLGFLLASGMTALMTGLVSPGEAYLQWGWRVPFLVSIVLIVVGFVIRRSVDESPVFAEIAERGKQTRVPILTLFKHHWHLVILAALVFAGNGTLGYMTTGGFLNNYAINAQSLDTTSVLVAAAVAAAVWFFSTLIAGRLSDAIGRRATFLIGFALQALVVFPVFWLVDHGGLPGLYAALILISTSLGLTYGPLASWYSEIFPASIRFSGVSITYAIGAILGGAFAPMIAQMLLDATGTTAAVSGYLLAASLLGGAATLCLRDRSGIPLGPDHEAEQASGATVFASRTPVPEFAGTR